The following proteins are encoded in a genomic region of Rattus rattus isolate New Zealand chromosome 2, Rrattus_CSIRO_v1, whole genome shotgun sequence:
- the Rpl18 gene encoding 60S ribosomal protein L18, with translation MGVDIRHNKDRKVRRKEPKSQDIYLRLLVKLYRFLARRTNSTFNQVVLKRLFMSRTNRPPLSLSRMIRKMKLPGRENKTAVVVGTITDDVRILEVPKLKVCALRVSSRARSRILKAGGKILTFDQLALESPKGRGTVLLSGPRKGREVYRHFGKAPGTPHSHTKPYVRSKGRKFERARGRRASRGYKN, from the exons ATG GGTGTTGACATTCGCCACAACAAGGACCGAAAGGTTCGGCGCAAGGAGCCCAAGAGCCAGGATATCTACCTGCGGCTGCTGGTCAAG ctGTACAGGTTTCTGGCCAGACGGACCAACTCCACCTTCAATCAGGTTGTGCTGAAAAGGTTATTTATGAGCCGCACTAACCGGccacctctgtccctgtcccGAATG ATCCGGAAGATGAAGCTTCCTGGTCGGGAGAACAAAACTGCTGTGGTTGTGGGGACGATCACAGATGATGTGCGGATTCTGGAAGTGCCCAAGCTGAAG GTGTGTGCACTGAGGGTGAGCAGCCGGGCCCGAAGTCGGATCCTCAAGGCTGGGGGTAAGATCCTGACCTTCGACCAGCTGGCCCTGGAGTCTCCCAAGGGCAGGGGCACTGTGCTCTTGTCTGGTCCTCGGAAGGGCCGAGAGGTGTACCGACACTTTGGCAAGGCCCCAGGAACTCCACACAGCCACACCAA ACCCTATGTCCGTTCCAAGGGCCGGAAGTTCGAGCGTGCCAGAGGCCGAAGGGCCAGCCGAGGCTACAAAAACTAA
- the Sult2b1 gene encoding sulfotransferase 2B1, with amino-acid sequence MDGPQPPALWGSLENSVSELSQKLQGEYFRYKGIPFPVGMYTPESLSLAENTSNVQDDDIFIVTYPKSGTNWMIEIICLILKDGDPSWIRSEPIWQRAPWCETTISAFSLPERPSPRLMCSHLPIELFTKAAFSSKAKVIYLGRNPRDVVVSLYYYSKIAVQLKDPGTPEQFLQNFLKGEVQFGSWFDHIKGWIRMRGRENFLFITYEELQQDLRGSVQLICEFLGRPLGEEALSSVVAHSAFAAMKANNMSNYTLLPASLLDHRQGAFLRKGISGDWKNHFTVAQSEAFDQVYREQMHGLPSFPWDRSAEDGSPDGETEPSPSPSPGLASDDPNSGSSQ; translated from the exons CCAGAAGCTGCAAGGTGAATACTTCAGGTACAAAGGCATCCCCTTTCCAGTCGGCATGTACACACCAGAGAGCCTCAGTCTGGCGGAGAACACTAGCAATGTGCAGGACGACGACATCTTCATCGTCACCTACCCCAAATCAG GCACCAACTGGATGATTGAGATCATCTGCTTAATCCTGAAAGATGGGGACCCCTCGTGGATCCGTTCGGAGCCCATCTGGCAACGTGCACCCTGGTGCGAGACCACCATAAGTGCCTTCAGCCTTCCAGAGCGGCCCAGCCCCCGCCTCATGTGCTCCCACCTCCCTATTGAACTGTTCACGAAGGCCGCCTTCAGCTCCAAGGCCAAG GTGATTTACTTGGGCCGGAACCCCCGGGACGTTGTGGTCTCCCTCTATTATTACTCTAAGATTGCTGTACAATTAAAGGACCCTGGTACACCTGAACAGTTCCTTCAGAATTTCCTCAAAGGAGAAG TGCAGTTTGGCTCCTGGTTTGACCACATCAAGGGCTGGATCCGGATGCGGGGCCGAGAGAACTTCCTGTTTATCACCTACGAGGAGCTGCAGCAG GACCTGCGAGGCTCCGTGCAACTCATCTGTGAGTTCCTGGGCCGGCCACTGGGTGAAGAGGCCCTGAGCTCTGTGGTGGCCCATTCAGCTTTTGCTGCCATGAAGGCCAATAACATGTCCAACTACACGCTGCTGCCGGCCAGCCTGCTAGACCACCGCCAGGGGGCGTTCCTGCGCAAAG GGATCAGTGGCGACTGGAAGAACCACTTCACTGTGGCGCAGAGTGAGGCTTTTGACCAGGTCTACCGAGAGCAAATGCACGGGCTGCCGAGCTTCCCCTGGGACAGGTCCGCAGAGGATGGCAGCCCTGATGGCGAGACTGAGCCCAGCCCTAGCCCCAGCCCTGGCCTAGCCTCCGATGACCCCAACTCAGGATCCTCACAATAA
- the Spaca4 gene encoding sperm acrosome membrane-associated protein 4 produces the protein MVFGWLLLLVLVLCPGGTGIKDCVFCELTDSARCPGTHMRCGDDEDCFIGHGVAQGVGPIINKGCVHSTNCGREEPISYMGLTYSLTTTCCSGHLCNGGAGLATGATSLSLGLQLLRGLLLLLQYWP, from the coding sequence ATGGTCTTTGGCTGGCTGCTGCTTCTGGTGTTGGTTCTttgcccaggtgggacaggcaTCAAGGACTGCGTCTTCTGTGAGCTGACTGATTCCGCTCGGTGCCCGGGCACACACATGCGCTGTGGGGATGATGAAGATTGCTTCATCGGCCACGGAGTAGCCCAGGGCGTGGGGCCCATCATCAACAAAGGTTGCGTGCACTCCACCAACTGCGGTCGTGAGGAGCCCATCAGCTACATGGGCCTGACATACAGCCTCACCACCACCTGCTGTTCTGGCCACCTTTGCAATGGGGGTGCTGGCCTTGCCACGGGGGCTACCAGCCTGTCACTGGGCCTGCAGCTGCTCCGGGGCCTATTGCTGCTGCTTCAATACTGGCCGTAA
- the Fam83e gene encoding protein FAM83E, whose translation MAASQLAALEGEELGAVEPAPIKACPASLYSEGQRLALEALLSSGEEAFWACVQQERLPPFLSADEAQTLATTAEDWIVPSQEPGAAGTGAGIADGDFGSLTYWPRQSEEPAPSLRLGWPEDTTWKGITRAQLYTQPPGEGQPPIKELVRQEIQAARKLVAVVMDIFTDPDLLRDMVDAATRRWIPVYLLLDHQHLPAFLALAQQLGVNLWTTENLDIRTVQGHTFQSRRRRQVSGHVREKFLLLDGDRVISGSYSFTWSDSRLHRGLVTLLTGEIADAFSQEFRVLYAASRPLPPAPARSPLFSPPEGPQLPRSPHRVALRCPVAPVAPVAPLLSDGPLAHRLAACHILERDRREIPTTTGPALSDILRSVQRTRTASGPPTRPSRSLWDLSRLSQLSGSSDGENEPKKSWGSKDTPARALMRQRGTGGGPRAEMDLRSQPWVGPLPIPAQRRLRYLSPAQRRLGDNATTSDWASDSGSGRRR comes from the exons ATGGCAGCCTCCCAGCTGGCCgcactggaaggagaggagttGGGGGCTGTCGAGCCAGCCCCGATCAAGGCCTGCCCTGCCTCCTTGTACTCGGAGGGCCAGAGGCTAGCCCTTGAAGCACTGCTGAGCAGTGGTGAGGAGGCTTTCTGGGCCTGCGTGCAGCAGGAGAGGCTGCCCCCGTTTCTGAGTGCAGATGAGGCTCAGACCCTGGCTACAACTGCTGAAGACTGGATAGTACCAAGTCAGGAGCCTGGTGCAGCAGGCACAGGGGCAGGCATCGCTGATGGGGACTTTGGCAGCCTGACCTACTGGCCTAGACAGTCTGAGGAGCCCGCACCCTCGCTGCGGCTGGGCTGGCCTGAAGACACTACCTGGAAGGGAATCACCAGAGCGCAACTCTACACCCAGCCACCAGGCGAGGGCCAGCCACCAATTAAAGAGTTGGTACGCCAGGAAATCCAGGCTGCTCGCAAG CTGGTGGCCGTAGTCATGGACATCTTCACCGACCCCGACCTGCTCAGAGACATGGTGGATGCTGCTACCCGCCGATGGATTCCTGTCTACTTACTGCTTGACCACCAGCATCTGCCAGCCTTCCTGGCACTAGCCCAGCAGTTAGGGGTGAACCTGTGGACCACTGAG AACCTGGATATCCGGACCGtacagggccacaccttccagAGCCGAAGGCGACGGCAGGTGAGCGGCCATGTGCGGGAGAAGTTCCTGCTGCTGGACGGTGACAGGGTCATCTCGGGATCCTACAG CTTCACATGGAGTGACTCACGCCTGCATCGGGGCCTGGTGACCCTGCTCACAGGAGAAATTGCAGATGCCTTCAGCCAGGAGTTCCGAGTTCTGTACGCAGCCTCCAGACCGCTCCCACCAGCACCAGCTCGAAGCCCTTTGTTCAGTCCTCCTGAGGGCCCACAGTTGCCCCGAAGCCCACACCGTGTGGCCCTACGCTGTCCTGTGGCCCCTGTGGCCCCTGTGGCCCCATTGTTGTCTGACGGGCCTTTGGCTCACCGCCTGGCTGCCTGTCACATCCTTGAAAGGGACAGACGGGAGATCCCCACCACCACAGGGCCAGCTCTCAGTGACATCTTGAGGAGTGTACAGCGCACCAGGACTGCCAGTGGTCCCCCAACCCGACCCAGCCGCTCCTTATGGGACCTCAGCCGCCTGTCACAGCTCTCTGGATCCAGTGATGGTGAAAATGAG cCCAAGAAGTCTTGGGGCTCCAAGGACACTCCAGCCAGGGCCCTGATGAGGCAGCGGGGCACTGGAGGTGGGCCCAGAGCTGAGATGGATCTCCGATCacagccctgggttggtcccctaCCGATTCCAGCCCAACGCCGCCTGCGTTATCTATCCCCAGCCCAAAGGAGACTGGGAGACAATGCCACCACATCAGACTGGGCCTCTGACTCAGGTTCTGGAAGGCGACGCTGA